One segment of Bacillota bacterium DNA contains the following:
- a CDS encoding DUF5658 family protein, which yields MSKYVCYEGKDVTGKCNGPCEGCSSYGVERRLSNRRKKSFSFRLLERREGFDRRKNHLGKKGLYQRVFRQGAYYLRHNYAKLIILLILFNMLNVADFIFTLRALSYGFSEGNPVMNMLFTVGPSAAGLFKFALAGVITVAIWLFRRYRLVLEFSIFFLFVYMLLIAYHIYGTFAYHIYGSQLVDGCKALFYYS from the coding sequence ATGAGTAAATACGTGTGTTATGAAGGAAAAGATGTAACAGGCAAGTGTAACGGACCTTGCGAAGGTTGCAGCAGCTATGGCGTTGAAAGGCGCCTCTCCAACCGGCGAAAAAAAAGTTTCAGTTTTAGGCTGTTGGAGAGGCGCGAAGGTTTTGATAGGAGAAAGAACCACCTAGGGAAAAAGGGACTTTATCAAAGGGTATTCCGGCAGGGGGCTTATTATCTCAGGCACAATTATGCAAAACTAATCATACTTCTTATCTTGTTTAACATGTTAAACGTAGCAGATTTCATTTTCACGCTGAGGGCGCTCTCATACGGGTTTAGCGAAGGAAATCCTGTTATGAACATGCTGTTTACGGTAGGCCCGTCTGCAGCGGGCTTGTTTAAGTTTGCTCTCGCGGGTGTGATAACGGTTGCCATTTGGCTTTTCAGGAGATACAGGTTGGTACTCGAGTTTAGCATCTTTTTTCTTTTTGTTTATATGCTTTTGATTGCATACCATATCTACGGAACATTTGCGTACCATATTTATGGGTCGCAACTAGTGGATGGCTGCAAAGCACTGTTTTACTATTCTTAA
- a CDS encoding CoA-binding protein: MDSNLIRQAVDKSSVIAVVGASNNESKYGYKIYKDLKEAGYKVYPVNAKEQEIQGDKAYPNISSLPEKPDVVDIVVPPQVTERIVEEAAALGVDIVWMQPGAESEVAIEYAKKHGIHEIHNACIMVARRAF; this comes from the coding sequence ATGGATAGCAATTTAATCAGACAAGCAGTTGATAAGAGCAGCGTAATCGCGGTTGTTGGGGCGTCCAACAACGAGAGTAAATATGGCTACAAGATATATAAAGACTTGAAAGAGGCCGGATATAAGGTTTACCCGGTCAACGCAAAAGAGCAGGAGATTCAAGGCGATAAAGCCTACCCAAATATAAGCAGCCTTCCAGAAAAACCTGATGTAGTGGATATAGTGGTGCCGCCCCAGGTGACCGAGAGGATTGTTGAGGAAGCGGCAGCCCTCGGAGTAGATATAGTCTGGATGCAGCCTGGCGCCGAGAGCGAAGTGGCTATCGAATATGCAAAGAAGCATGGGATACACGAGATTCATAATGCCTGCATAATGGTTGCAAGAAGAGCTTTCTAG